aattaaaccgacgagggctagttttactatttactaccctcgactttttatattatttatacgatttagtacgctcttttttaaagtagttacttaactaatatctatcctttttataaatatagtattacctcttctattaccctacccgtaagttaaatctctgcctatttaataaatctgggcctccttactagcgattactatatttagcctcttttccttttttattatacgtttaatcgacttaatattattaataagggccgttatatacttagagatAGGTTTAGCATAgtattctcgctttaatattaaaactagatcttagcctcgaatagagcgtctcgtagtctttaagtacttagtataaagtaacttttacctttagtatatactagattatagtataaagatatctaactttctgctcgtttatccccttatttagctaggttttcgctagcttattaatttgattaataagctttttaaggatctctacttataatttaccctctattatcctagttataaatataaaagaaatcgctcgtagcttagataagagctctaggttcctattataagtctcgaaacggcttcggattacgttaattatactaagaaagtcgtttcgatcgagattacgtaccgctttataatagtaattaaaggctttacttacgagtacgatattaattaccgaatagtactaatattccctaattccgacttttttataataattataaaacatcgttagggttttttataaaaccttatacttccccctaaagtataatttctcttttaaaaagatctttttaaggtctataaattacctcgtatttgctactagatttttaatatctatatacgaaccctacgtcgctacgtactattagtaacttcgggtcgtctaccttcttttttattagctaatcggcgccgaatttcgtattagtaatagtaacgagttataaatcgaaataagtagaattattaattatcgtacttctagtactatattttaccttagtatatccttttataataatagatttctattagtaattatagggaggaaatctaggtcgtttaccctttttctaaattcgttaaagcgattatacgctctatcgacctatacctagttctatagtacgaattccttttttataattatcgctactagtatttcgtatagctcttataattataattacgctagtaatacccctcgcctatagaggaatctattaattactttcgtaattcccaggcttgcgcttacgaactatttatttacttagtaactaaggttatttacgatcttataaaataggggttacccctatagccctttttttttataaaccttagttaaatagattaatactatgttaatttacttactattaggctaatctgcgattttatatatctacgtcccctaataatccgggttaatatttacttatttataaaggattaagattctatttaagatcgggtttcgtcctcttcttttttaccctaactcgctaagggtcgtactctagcttatacttatattagcggtcgctagcgtatttaatcttaataaagatatatttaatccgtatattagttataataaatccgtgctttcgctacttaacgaatttattagggtctaagagattcctacttcttcttgccgtcttactactactctcgtttttattatttttagcgattattattacctttttaaatcgctagctatcgtacttactaagatcctcctttttatttagtataaaaaggtaggttttaatagttcctttttataatagtagcggcagacgtttatattactataagaagatatagtaattagtcttaggatctttattagttaccgatttccgctatcctatatacttctagcctcttaagcctcgtgctctctataatctctaaatagcttctttcctcgacctacctcctctagggtagtattctataagaatagttaaaaataaacgctaggTAGCTCGTagaagagctatataggctattaggaaccgtataggccgttaagtatagttaacgaaattaagccctcttttttataagatcgtatattttaaaaaaattactaaaaatacctacttattattcgtacgtaatagggttagatactttaaagattttatcttttatagcctctcggtaccctattttatattttttaagtagtcttttttatagcttaattacggttaagtaattattacttactagcgatcccttttattacttagttaatttctaatcgcgggccggctatagaaaagtcgtttagtaaaaaagctactcggggcgacggtaaaaggctagttacttaagtagttctattaattaatataatttaatataataaacgtcgacctttcgtaagtaataaagggctataattacttaattccgtgcggtatttaagaatcgcctccttttttatctatttttataaggttaattagtacgaatctcctatcctatatagtattaagaggtcgtctcttttacgtagcgagatactttaccaatttataatagtagaatttaattactaattagtattagtattcctattataaagtagttagttcgaaccgtagttaataaagagattaattaaactatctagatatttatataggtataaaaaagaggttctaactataggttaggctagttacgataatcgtaaatagggcccctaattagcccctgcgcagtcggctgtatgccgcggtcgaattggacttccaatccgacaaccTTACTCATTGGAATACCTTCTCGCGATCGATTGCTCGGACCATTAACGCACCCCACGGTAAAATTACTTTCTCATGTTACCAGCTTCAACGAATCTATCTTTGGGCGATCTAGGCTCGTCGTGCGACCCTCACATACAAGTCGCTTTGAATGAAGAATAGAACGTCCGAGGAATCCCAACAGTCTGTAGGGTCCAAGAAGGGTAATTCCAACTTCCAGGACATCAACTATGATTGGTGAAGCCAAGTCCAGTTGGTAATTAAAGCGCTCGCCCTTGTCAAGTTGAACAGGAAAGACTCGAAGAATGTTCTAGCCAGACTCACCTGAACAATAACTTTGTTCAACTCAATTCTGGCGATGGTTTTGCTCAAACACTCATATCGACTTCCAGAAACAAAGCCAATTATAACCTGCTGGCCCAATACCTCAGCCGCCATATCTCTGAAGGAATAGCAACTCACCAGATTAGGTCAAAGACCGAAATCCTATCCAAGGACCTTCTTATTTCTCGTAATGGTCCAAAGTGGCCATACGACGTTGGTTTCTGGGGAAACGTGAATCCCACACACGTGACACACCTCGTCTTGTTCGGAGACCTTGGGCAGCAAAGCTGTTGCGGGCGGCCATAATCTATAGCCTTTCCTAATGAGTGCCTAGAGATACGAGGCTTTCTTGCTTCAATTATCAGAAGCGGGCGATGATGATGCCTGTGTCTATTTCGGCCTGCAAGTGAGCGTATACTACTTTACGTGAGGAAATATGATCAAGAACAGCATCGTAGAAGATCCTGCTGGTCTAGTGCTTCTCCTTACGCGGCTTCCTTCTCGGAGCCATGAGCAACAAATAAGCCTACCATGTCGCGTTCTACGATGGGTTGCTCGTCATATCGTCCCTGTATGGTGTTGTGAATCATTTGAGTCAAAAGACCCCCTTCTGGCccacccccccttttggcccaCCCTTTTACCCCCTTTTACACCAAATATTCTACATCTTATTACACGTCTAATAAATccacttttatatatttatttatcgtatttactatataggtagcaaaatagatattatttatataacaaaatactatattacgtagtaataagtatcaaagtagttatagtaacttaaagctaaagTTAGAGAAATGTTAGTGTTTGTATACAAATtactagtatatactaacatttaaaaaccttacataaatcttttatttataattaaaaaaagaaaaattaactttatttaggttatttatacttaaatgtactatatatactagttaTTCATATTatctaattatacttatatagctatagtaagtTTAATTTTCCCCATACAAAATTTACTATGGGGaaattttaacttaatattactaagcgagaaaaaatactactaattaaaaaaagatatttttaaaaaatctatataaataagttatatatagctaCATTTCAGCGTATATAACTGAGcattacttaagttatttagatttaaaataatacttcttaactatatactttttagtatttaaggctttagtattattacgtaataaagacctagtatataattataaaaatactatactctttaaatttaactaatgtTCTACTTAATGTATTTTtgatataatttaatacatataaataagctagatcGCCGTTAATGATCCGTGGTTgtgaactttataagagggaaagttaaaaagttagaaaatctaaaaaaaatggTCTATCGAGATAGTGGGAGTATCCATTGATACTGTGTATTAATACTGTGTAATCGATATTGAGAACCGCCCGAGCAaccagcaaaggcagaataaaaaaaaacaaataaataagctagttaagtatataattaaaaatagtaggtTTTGGTGTAGCCCTACCAAAATAGGGtgggccaaaagggggggtggGCCAAAAGTGGGTGGTTTGACTTATCATAACGGTCCCAATTCCAATTATGTTCTTAGCATCTGGCATGAACAGTTTGAGCATTGAAGAATGTAATAGTTCGAGAAGCAAAGGCATTAGCGCCGTGGCTAGAAGTCCGGGAACTGTTTTGTCTGTTGTCTCGTTCAATACTTTTTGTCTGGTCCACACGAAGTGCGCGGGGTTTAGCGGGGTTACGAGCATGTCCCGTCCAGGCAGCCACCGGACTTCTAATGAATGCGACCGAACAAGTATGAGTCTCTAGCGCTTGGCTGATGGATTTCCACCAGTTTGGACCAGCTTGGGGCTTTCCAATGAAATGAATATCGGATGGTGGATGAAACGATGGCACCAACACTGATGTGCATTCACCGCCCTCAAATCTCGTGGGTCCTCTGGAACCGTTGTCCTTCCCATTCTCCTCTTGAAGCTCTCTCCTCACTTCGATACTCTCCTATCGGGTCTAATTTTCTGACCAGGCAGCTAATTGATAACTCGCCCAGACTCGCCTTGATGTACTAGGTGGAAGGTCCTAGCATCGCGCCCCGACGACAACTTCAGAAATAACGTACACGTCTGCATGCCTCACAAATCCACACAGCACTGAGCCCACGACCTTTGACAAAAGTATCAGATGGAATAGCTTAGAGATCATGTACCACCACAAGCAATGGAACACTACTGTTTTGGGGAGATTTCATGATCCTCGCTTTccaataaataagtaagggttTCCTGCATTTTATCCTCGGTTAACCATATTTCAATATACGGCAATAGTAGGATGCTTCGCCTTGGACTAAGAATCCTGTCAAATGAAATCTTTGAGAATAGCATTTTCAACGCAGATCGCTCCTCTTAAACATGGTTCGTCTGATTAATAGAAATATCAGAGGCTTAAAAGAGCCAAGATTTTGATCTCGCGGACGAAACATCTATTCCATGTCCTCGAACAAGCTGAGTCACACTCGAAAGGGAAAAATACTTACCTTTGTACTTTTGTCAACATCTTCACACACTGAGGCCTTAGATAACTGATTCCTGGGTTTGGAGGGCTTGACTGTATATGCAGGCAATAGTTTGATTCGTTTCCTTTATCAAGTCACACCTATGTCCAATGGTGCTTTCCCTTGCATCCGCTCTCTCCGTGTGAGATCCGCACCCAAGCTTCTGCATTTAGAACATTTGAACTGCCGCCGAATTGCATACAATGTGTTACGGACTGTTCAGCCGAGCCATTCGACCTGACTCTGAGACTTGAAATGTAGGCGATTGGGGGGTCAGAGTACAACCCAACTTTCCAGTTCATCCCGCAACCCCCAACGAAGTAATCAGACCATTGGCTTTCCTCCCTAGAAACCCATGGCACTGTTGAACATGGTCGCAGCAGAAGCATCTTTGATGCCTGCCGCAGAGACCTGAGCCTTAGCCTGCTGACACTGGTCTTTTGCAGCCTGAGTCGCCTCACATACGTTGGTGAGCTGATCGCGAATTCGGTTTGTGATAATGTTTGGATTCAGCGCGTCTTGTTGATCCTTGGCTACGAGAGGGTCAGTTGGTAAGAAGGTGCCTTGATCCGGCTTGCGCCCAGTGCGGCCCAGTTGAAAATCCATTGTTGGCGTGCATTTGCCGAAATCAATACCGTCAGCCTGTCGCAGAATGGTGGCAGCCGATGCGCTAGATGCGCCGAATAGTACGAAAAGAGCCTTGGTGGGTCGCATGTTGCAGGTTGTTAGACTATTATTGACACTTCTTCCCAAATTTTAAATGAGTTGGAGCGATGGTGGAAATGTAGAAATGGTTCAGCTTCTtgagaaaaaagaaagtccCTGGGGTTGCTGCGCGGAGCGGATGATGTTGAAACGGGGTTCACAGAACCTTGAGAACAAACTGAGTTCAACTCAATGATGAGAATAAAGATATTAGGGTAATTAGAACCACATCACTCTGGCAGTATTCGACGAATCAATCTCTTTTGTAATATGTAGTCATATCGTGACTCACTAACTGGAAGACGATAGAAGCTCAGACTACCTTATTCTGAGGCAAATGGCGATCAACATAGTGCCTCCGGCTCTTCGGATGGTTTAAAATTAGACGGGAGTGTTTGAGGTTGGACCTTGAAGAACCAAGCATATGGCACATCAATCACAAGATCATCAAcatatattagtatccctattatagggtagttagttcgaaccgtagttaacgaagagatcaattaaactatataaatacttatataggtataaaaaggaggttctaattataggttaggctagctacgataatcgtaaatagggcccctaattagcccctgcgcagtcggctatataccgcggttaaattagatttctaatttaatactaactttctcttttttttatcgatttaactactatagttagaggtataattcgacctcgggcccgtttactaagtcgtctctttttcccccttttttttactcttttcgtataacctatccctctatttgtatagtaacttttttattacttacgaattattttaatcccttatttagtactacttttataaaagcgtttgcgaggttatttttattattaatctaacggatcttaagtattttatacctttcgtacgattacctaagggctataatatcgattataagcctcttttccttcgtcgttcctaatttaataaagtattcgtatagcgagtaggaatttatataaataaccgttagaataagtaaaaagctaattcgattagtaattttccttagcgttattaaaatcgtataagagcggttaacgccgttaactatactatagacctctaatactaatatacttctcgttacccgcttacttttagttaataaataataaattatattactatatatagtaaattcgctctcgcttatactctcgttagctaagataataatataccctaattataaaataaggtcgttattattcgtaaataacctattaataaaaacgtagagcttattaattataaggtcgatcgggtaataaacgagacctcgatcgagattcgtttattactacttaagccgcttattaaataccttaacgtctcgtttagtaagatttataacttacgctaccttagcgtagttaaaaatcgcttcgggctaataaatatttataatatatacccctcgtacgagcttagccttataccgcttcttaacATTAGTTAtgtttagattaacgaggttaatcttctcgccctaccccttttattaaaaaacgacggtttcccttttaattataaaaatcccgctattaaatactaagggggtatttattataaggacctcttttagcttcgctacgaagcccgctttctagagctccttatcctctttttttataaaattaatattaaataggcctaatatattattagtctatattctaataatcctaaattagttgccttcgtactccgtaactaataagcacgggtcgtacgtagaggtaactattaatagttaattaatataaaaatcgtaataagtagcctactaataagtgcccgattctgcgagcctatatagtagcttaagcactttaataatcgtaccttttaggtacttactaactatttccttcggtaaataggctaggattttccttataagccctatagccgattgggtataggcctaggtaatattacggctctaaatctcgtatccctttttccgtaataatactattagtattattattaatcgttagctatagcgctatataataagcgattatataagtagcgttgccTTTTCGACGTTACTATActcttaaattacgtatctaaacttctcgtacggctagggtgttcctttccctttaatcttacgaactattcgtaatttaaatatatagaggtttatatatttttctaggtcgtataggataaatcgatagacccctcgatcgcaaagagtatttattttaataagatctaatctcttatacggttctctagtaattataattacgccttttttatatagtttaactactaactcgaaatcggctttctcttttattatataaaaggtattaattacctcgtcgctagtaataaattaccgcgttagggcttaccgtcgtagttTTCTACGACGTCTCGccggtagtattaatacccttttagcaatttcctcttccttgtcgtctattagtactactacgacgattttgttaagaataatttcctatacttctaccgcgggttatatagtttcccctagctctttttctttttataagttagaaattacctcgttaggatctatatagtacggtttaactaccgtaattaatacttcgagtagctagttacgatctctcgcgactatataagagcgctcgttaataaaaattaacttatatagcctagcctactattaagtaatttcgcactatactcgtacctccgaatttagtaatatatctagattatcccctatatcgggcctattgcgcgtagtaattacctcgttaacttacttttttatacttacctcgcgcagtccctatattacttttttaattacttaggctcgttagcttatacttagtaacggtagcgaggctaaggtcgttcttaaatatgctctaaatactaatagcgttagtataagtccgttaggccctatagtatcgttatagtatttaagtactatctagaggcatttgtcgttaataaaatccggattttcctttttaataattctaaacgccctttttaattactaatataccctctctacctttttaatactatagtacgctttaataggtacgacttttagctatatactataggccgtcgtattatccctaaattttactaacttaaagctagtactagcgttagttctaatgccgtctagcggtccttagtatatatcgatctagctttttcgtagggctacctatactatctttacttatagatcccagaggaattactttacttaaaaagatatagctacgtcgattatatatagtactagccgactatttaaatagaagatattgacgacgatttcctagttaaagttaagcttattacgcaatttaaacttgaatttgcgtaggctctgcgcatttatttagtattagtagcacactttcgttaactactctagcgcccctatttcgatattattattacctaattactttaagaggttatatagcctcgtaactaacgggtacccaaatctctaatatagttttctaagctcactttccgttaagtaattaatcgacttcgtattattagtaagctttataaacgcatacccctatcgttatttaactatctcgaagtacttattattaaagattctattcctcgtattattaaatataatacttagtagatctatatcttttaaatataagagaaatagggtattaataagtaaaatatagaaagttatcgttccgaagtgcgtctctatttctactatacttagggtaacgatttccttacctaggccgaaactaatctttataatacccgccgtcgatatattaagtattattaatacgatcttctatagcgcttagaattgccctttttttttaattaactattacgatgccctagtatttaggataatcctatagaaattatctaggccgtacctttcgctcgcataaaatacttatataagcttagtatttaagggatctaagtaatataaaaaggacccctctagctacccctagatatacttagtactatattccttttttttaaatattaagaaaaagagcgtcttctctttaatcgttaagagaataggcttcggccctattaaattcgccctttcggccgcctccgtattcgttatttaaaggaccttcccttactatccgtaaataaaagcctatttattaagaacttttactatcctttattcgtttagcctcgtatatcctctagaggctaacggagcgaaaaaaaaatagttaatattatctatTTCGtcataatctaattcgttagtacagggggtaagatcttctttattttctaaatcttttatagggggtatatactttaggccgctactttaactaccgttactaggttccgtacccccggatctacccttatatataacgaggaattagttaaaccgacgagggctagttttactatttactatcctcgactttttatactattcgtacgatttagtacgctcttcctcggagtagttacttaattaatatctatcctttttataaatatagtattactttttttattaccctgcctataaattaaatctctacctatttaacaaatctaagcctctttactaacgattgccgtatttagcctcttttccttttttattatacgttcgatcgacttaatattattaataagggccgtcgtatatttagaggtaagtttagtacggcattctcgctttaatattaaaactagatcttagcctcgagtagagcgtctcgtagtcttcgggtgcctagtatagggtgatctttacctctagtatatactaaattataatataaagatatccgactttctactcgtttatccccttatttagctaggtttttattagcttattaattcgatcgataagctttttaaggatctctactcgcgatttaccctctattatcctagctataaatataaaaaaactcgctcgtaacttagataggagctctaggttcctattataagtttcgaagcggcttcggattacgttaattatactaaaaaagtcgtttcgatcgagattacgtaccgcttcgtaataataattagaggctttgcttataaatacgatattaattactaaataatactaatgttccctaattctgactttttcgt
The window above is part of the Colletotrichum lupini chromosome 9, complete sequence genome. Proteins encoded here:
- a CDS encoding cytochrome P450 86A1 — its product is MAAEVLGQQVIIGFVSGSRYECLSKTIARIELNKVIVQVSLARTFFESFLFNLTRASALITNWTWLHQS